One window from the genome of Vespula pensylvanica isolate Volc-1 chromosome 11, ASM1446617v1, whole genome shotgun sequence encodes:
- the LOC122632964 gene encoding venom serine protease-like isoform X1: protein MKLDNFFLILCVLLSIIKSNGIIDFNCGYTQKLKSDVNYYVNNPDFPNYYMGEHNCRWSARSNTRIKLNCTVFDVPPSSNCSLDFMKVKVDDDIEYVFCGLNSFAVESIASKMTIKFHSRYNTYGGKFRCNLRSVKEKCRCGWKNPSRIVGGVETGVNEYPMMAGIIHLATRFLYCGATIITPQHVLTAAHCVARYKRILYILGVVVGEHNTWTINDTKATQLYLIDDIIVHPNYRPKLNDLAVIKLQKRLKYSMRIGPACLPFYYMQRNFIDTVVTAVGWGLTNFYGVKSEVLRKVDLHVVSMKKCVKYHFLATPKQLCTFDTGKDACLFDSGGPILWQNPRNNRIFLLGVINYGRTCADAAPGVNLRVTSYLDFIRRSTPGETYCQTY, encoded by the exons ATGAAATTag ataatttttttttaatactttgcGTGCTACTAAGCATTATAAAATCCAATGGTATTATCGATTTCAATTGTGGCTACAcccaaaaattaaaatcagatgttaattattatgtgAATAATCCTGATTTTCCTAATTATTACATGGGAGAACATAATTGTCGGTGGAGTGCTAGGAGCAATACTCGGATTAAATTGAATTGCACAGTTTTCGATGTTCCTCCG AGTTCGAATTGTTCATTGGATTTTATGAAAGTCAAAGTCGACGATGACATCGAGTACGTTTTCTGTGGATTAAATTCTTTTGCAGTGGAATCAATAGCATCGAAAATGACTATAAAATTCCATTCGAGATACAATACTTATGGAGGCAAATTTCGATGTAATCTCAGATCAGTCAAAGAGAAATGTAGATGTGGTTGGAAGAATCCG TCGAGAATCGTAGGTGGTGTTGAAACAGGAGTGAATGAATATCCTATGATGGCTGGTATAATACATCTTGCAACACGTTTTCTCTATTGCGGTGCAACTATAATAACTCCGCAACATGTATTAACGGCTGCTCATTGCGTTGCGAGGTATAAaaggattttatatattctaggAGTTGTTGTTGGAGAACATAATACATGGACAA TTAACGATACAAAGGCAACTCAACTTTATCTTATTGACGATATAATCGTACATCCGAATTATAGGCcaaaattaaacgatttagCTGTTATTAAATTGCAGAAGAGgttaaaatattctatgagAATTGGTCCAGCTTGTCTTCCGTTCTATTACATGCAGCGAAATTTTATAGACACTGTTGTTACAGCTGTAG gaTGGGGTCTTACGAATTTTTATGGTGTCAAGTCTGAAGTTTTGAGAAAAGTCGATTTGCATGTAGTTTCAATGAAGAAATGCGTCAAGTATCACTTTTTGGCTACACCTAAGCAACTTTGTACATTTGATACAGGAAAGGATGCTTGTCTg TTCGACAGTGGTGGTCCAATTTTATGGCAAAATCCAAGAAATAATCGTATTTTCCTTCTTGGAGTCATCAATTATGGTAGAACATGTGCCGATGCAGCTCCTGGTGTTAATTTGAGAGTCACTAGTTATTTGGATTTTATTAGAAGGTCTACACCTG GAGAAACATACTGTCAGACgtattaa
- the LOC122632964 gene encoding venom serine protease-like isoform X2, translated as MGEHNCRWSARSNTRIKLNCTVFDVPPSSNCSLDFMKVKVDDDIEYVFCGLNSFAVESIASKMTIKFHSRYNTYGGKFRCNLRSVKEKCRCGWKNPSRIVGGVETGVNEYPMMAGIIHLATRFLYCGATIITPQHVLTAAHCVARYKRILYILGVVVGEHNTWTINDTKATQLYLIDDIIVHPNYRPKLNDLAVIKLQKRLKYSMRIGPACLPFYYMQRNFIDTVVTAVGWGLTNFYGVKSEVLRKVDLHVVSMKKCVKYHFLATPKQLCTFDTGKDACLFDSGGPILWQNPRNNRIFLLGVINYGRTCADAAPGVNLRVTSYLDFIRRSTPGETYCQTY; from the exons ATGGGAGAACATAATTGTCGGTGGAGTGCTAGGAGCAATACTCGGATTAAATTGAATTGCACAGTTTTCGATGTTCCTCCG AGTTCGAATTGTTCATTGGATTTTATGAAAGTCAAAGTCGACGATGACATCGAGTACGTTTTCTGTGGATTAAATTCTTTTGCAGTGGAATCAATAGCATCGAAAATGACTATAAAATTCCATTCGAGATACAATACTTATGGAGGCAAATTTCGATGTAATCTCAGATCAGTCAAAGAGAAATGTAGATGTGGTTGGAAGAATCCG TCGAGAATCGTAGGTGGTGTTGAAACAGGAGTGAATGAATATCCTATGATGGCTGGTATAATACATCTTGCAACACGTTTTCTCTATTGCGGTGCAACTATAATAACTCCGCAACATGTATTAACGGCTGCTCATTGCGTTGCGAGGTATAAaaggattttatatattctaggAGTTGTTGTTGGAGAACATAATACATGGACAA TTAACGATACAAAGGCAACTCAACTTTATCTTATTGACGATATAATCGTACATCCGAATTATAGGCcaaaattaaacgatttagCTGTTATTAAATTGCAGAAGAGgttaaaatattctatgagAATTGGTCCAGCTTGTCTTCCGTTCTATTACATGCAGCGAAATTTTATAGACACTGTTGTTACAGCTGTAG gaTGGGGTCTTACGAATTTTTATGGTGTCAAGTCTGAAGTTTTGAGAAAAGTCGATTTGCATGTAGTTTCAATGAAGAAATGCGTCAAGTATCACTTTTTGGCTACACCTAAGCAACTTTGTACATTTGATACAGGAAAGGATGCTTGTCTg TTCGACAGTGGTGGTCCAATTTTATGGCAAAATCCAAGAAATAATCGTATTTTCCTTCTTGGAGTCATCAATTATGGTAGAACATGTGCCGATGCAGCTCCTGGTGTTAATTTGAGAGTCACTAGTTATTTGGATTTTATTAGAAGGTCTACACCTG GAGAAACATACTGTCAGACgtattaa